In Gadus chalcogrammus isolate NIFS_2021 chromosome 11, NIFS_Gcha_1.0, whole genome shotgun sequence, a single window of DNA contains:
- the LOC130391921 gene encoding cingulin isoform X1 has protein sequence MSMSTSSGGPTPLDHGVQIRFIKDLQDARGGGVPGPQPRTKPRPASKYGVAVRVQGIAGQPYVVLKDGGEKGDSYGVQLKTHYPPGYGSLPRRREKTEVGEQGGEVMYGGGGGGGGGGGGGALRRAQSHGSLLDRDGEEDPGGGEEFQLRRPPGDGRSGSYGNLDGGLVVGREREGARGGAVREADQNGRYQNGSLDGTRGVQLRPNPPPPAPPPQTTELHSGQRRITPVNRLINRFDGRGGGGGGGGGGGGGGGGGAGAGGAEQQRVYSPRPEDPREASPVLTPNPYSSRPSSTDSSLGRNQSSASSGPHQWSPTGRAVAVDNNNSAPIHNSEKHVTPDLLLDQGQVVNEEEEQLMQTLYSILRDGTSESEVAIRQKVQVIFQKVQSLRSRDGSGAEWRKEKRELERSLGDLQAALKEERRGSSGRPDPALREQLESSLDENIQLQEMLGRKNKEFHQTQSELIQLRMERENAETRVRDVEDQLAGLQDELRESSRTELAGFQAQLAEASQLKQRLEEGLRQRERELTALKGVLKDEVASHDRDMESLREQYSTDMEKLRGSMEQVSQSQAGIEAERLRVNSSVRSLQQQLEDCRDESSHWMEQFHTTKDELRTTRQELLKVRLDKEEFEEELKELQGRVSSMKQQIPDPSHAESLSKELSSSRSNLLKVQSEVEKHRTDMDRKVMEVISLKKAHQEQEAELKYEIDRLKEQLKKAKEEFAKEQQRSKKLPDPSVVSEMEQKLGEAKGEGTRLQEKLSLVEAELQSTKTCLCRARTELADLRDSEKEQEEASKRIRDKILRLEAQLQSSTSESSELEVALHSEIRGLKSELDEAKRTASRLGQETIELRQSLEVREREKEALAQSHSQLEEARLQQEKALEKLLREHESAQGSSREEVQILRAQLEEQREKTRKETQEAHRHGNDAQADLERSQASLRRLEEEMSRQKKELLLACEERDNHQLDRELLTNRLRHLEGELENSKNSHSEKSRENRLLEDKMKRLELELEEEKGNAEMLMDRVNRSRDQIDTLRSELLQERSSKQDLELDKTTMERHLKELKSRLADMEGQSRSSAGVSQLELQVQELEERLRSEDREKNSMVAAQRRLERKLKELSMAQDEERQQHTDQRDQLTLRVKALKRQVDEGETEVERVDGLRRKAQREMEEQLEQKDALQTRIKALETELKRKTQAVRRQALDSSALSSEDDDDDSLYDPSGITSYLTEGNLQTSSC, from the exons ATGAG CATGAGCACGTCCTCCGGTGGCCCGACCCCCTTGGACCACGGGGTCCAGATCCGCTTCATCAAGGACCTCCAGGACGCCCGTGGTGGCGGGGTCCCGGGCCCCCAGCCTAGGACCAAGCCCCGTCCTGCCTCCAAATATGGGGTGGCGGTGAGGGTGCAGGGGATCGCCGGCCAGCCCTACGTGGTCCTGAAGGacggaggggagaagggggactCGTACGGCGTGCAGCTGAAGACGCACTACCCCCCCGGCTACGGCAGCCTCCCGCGGCGCAGGGAGAAGACGGAggtgggggagcaggggggggaggtcatgtacggaggaggcggaggaggaggaggaggaggaggaggaggggcgctACGCAGGGCCCAGTCACATGGCTCGCTGCTGGAccgggacggggaggaggaccCGGGAGGAGGCGAGGAGTTCCAGCTCAGGCGGCCCCCGGGGGACGGGAGGTCGGGTAGCTATGGCAACCTCGATGGAGGGCTGGTCgtcgggagggagagagagggtgccaGGGGAGGGGCCGTCAGAGAGGCGGACCAGAACGGGCGTTATCAGAACGGCTCCCTCGATGGAACGAGGGGGGTCCAGCTCAGgcccaacccccctcctcctgctcctcctcctcaaaccaCGGAGCTCCACTCTGGCCAAAGACGGATCACCCCCGTCAACAGACTGATCAACAGGTTTGatggccgaggaggaggaggaggaggaggaggaggaggaggaggaggaggaggaggaggtgctggtgctggtggagccGAGCAACAAAGGGTCTACTCTCCACGACCGGAAGACCCCAGAGAGGCCTCCCCTGTGCTCACCCCCAATCCCTACTCCTCCAGGCCCTCCTCCACCGACAGCAGCCTGGGACGGAACCAGAGCTCTGCCTCCAGTGGGCCTCATCAGTGGTCTCCAACTGGGAGAGCAGTAGCTgtggacaacaacaacagcgctcCCATCCATAACTCAGAGAAACAC gtgacccctgaccttttaTTGGACCAGGGTCAGGTGGTGAACGAGGAAGAGGAACAGCTCATGCAGACCCTGTACAGCATCCTGAGAGACGG aaCCAGTGAGAGTGAGGTTGCCATCAGGCAGAAAGTCCAGGTCATATTTCAGAAGGTCCAGAGCCTCAGG TCCAGGGACGGGTCCGGTGCAGAGTGGAGGAAAGAGAAGCGGGAGCTGGAGAGGAGCCTGGGCGACCTGCAGGCCgctctgaaggaggagaggagg ggCTCCAGTGGCAGGCCGGACCCTGCTCTCCGAGAGCAGCTGGAGTCGTCCCTGGACGAGAACATCCAGCTCCAGGAGATGCTTGGTCGGAAGAACAAGGAGTTCCACCAAACACAGTCTGA GCTGATTCAGCTTCGCATGGAGAGGGAGAACGCAGAGACACGGGTCAGGGATGTGGAGGACCAGCTGGCTGGGCTCCAGGACGAGCTGAGGGAGAGCAGCAGGACG GAGTTGGCGGGCTTCCAGGCCCAGCTGGCGGAGGCGTCCCAGCTGAAGCAGCGTCTGGAGGAGGGCCTGCGGCAGCGGGAGAGGGAGCTGACGGCGCTGAAGGGCGTGCTGAAGGACGAGGTGGCCTCGCACGACCGCGACATGGAGAGCCTGCGGGAGCAGTACAGCACCGACATGGAGAAGCTCCGTGGCAGCATGGAGCAGGTGTCCCAG tCCCAGGCGGGGATCGAGGCGGAGCGTCTGCGGGTCAACTCCTCGGTGCgctccctgcagcagcagctggaggacTGCCGGGACGAGAGCAGCCACTGGATGGAGCAGTTCCACACCACCAAGGATGAGCTGCGCACCACCCGGCAGGA ACTGCTGAAGGTGCGTCTGGATAAGGAGGAGTTtgaggaggagctgaaggagctCCAGGGACGCGTGAGCTCCATGAAGCAGCAGATACCTGACCCCAGCCACGCAGAGTCCCTCTCAAAG GAGCTCTCGAGTTCCCGTTCAAACCTGCTGAAAGTGCAGTCAGAGGTGGAGAAGCACAGGACTGACATGGACAggaaggtgatggaggtgatttCCTTGAAAAAGGCCCACCAGGAACAGGAGGCGGAGCTCAAGTATGAGATTGACAGGCTGAAGGAGCAATTAAAGAAGGCCAAAGAGGAGTTCGCCAAGGAACAACAAAGAAGCAAAAAG CTTCCAGACCCATCGGTCGTCTCCGAGATGGAGCAGAAGCTCGGGGAGGCCAAAGGGGAGGGGACCCGCCTTCAGGAGAAGCTCTCATTGGTCGAGGCGGAGCTACAATCTACCAAGACCTGCCTTTGCAGAGCGCGGACGGAACTAGCCGATCTCAGAGACTctgagaaggagcaggaggaagccAGCAAACGCATCAGAGATAAAATCTTACGCCTTGAG GCGCAGCTGCAGAGCAGCACCTCAGAGAGCTCTGAGCTGGAGGTGGCCCTTCACAGCGAGATCAGGGGGCTGAAGTCGGAGCTAGATGAGGCCAAGAGGACAGCCTCCCGCCTGGGCCAGGAGACCATAGAGCTCCGGCAGAGCCTGGAGGtccgggagagggagaaggaggcgcTGGCTCAGTCCCACAGCCAGCTGGAGGAGGCCCGGCTACAGCAGGAGAAGGCTCTAGAGAAACTTCTCAGGGAG CATGAGTCGGCGCAGGGCTCGTCCAGAGAGGAGGTGCAGATTCTGCGggcccagctggaggagcagcgGGAGAAGACGCGTAAGGAGACTCAGGAGGCCCATCGCCACGGCAACGACGCTCAGGCTGATCTGGAAAGGAGCCAGGCCAGTctgaggaggctggaggaggag atgtcgCGGCAGAagaaggagctgctgctggcgtGTGAGGAGCGGGACAACCACCAGCTGGACCGAGAGCTGCTGACCAACAGACTGCGCCACCTGGAGGGAGAGCTGGAGAACAGCAAGAACAGCCACAGCGAGAAGAGCCGCGAGAACCGCCTGCTGGAG GACAAGATGAAGcggctggagctggagctggaggaggagaagggcaaCGCCGAGATGCTGATGGACCGGGTCAACCGCAGCCGGGACCAGATCGACACGCTGCGCTCGGAGCTGCTGCAGGAGAGGTCCTCCAAGCAGGACCTGGAGCTGGACAAGACCACCATGGAGAGACAT ctgaaggagctgaagaGCCGCCTGGCGGACATGGAGGGCCAGTCTCGCTCCTCAGCAGGTGTCTCTCAGCTGGAGCTCCAAgtccaggagctggaggagcgtCTACGCAGTGAGGACAG GGAGAAGAACTCAATGGTGGCGGCCCAGCGTCGCCTTGAGAGAAAACTGAAAGAGCTCAGCATGGCCCAGGACGAGGAGAGACAGCAGCACACGGATCAGAGagaccag CTCACCCTGCGGGTGAAAGCCCTGAAGAGGCAGGTGgatgagggggagacggaggtggAGCGTGTGGACGGGCTGAGGAGGAAGGCCCAGCGGGAGatggaggagcagctggagcagaAGGACGCGCTCCAGACCCGCATCAAAGCGCTGGAGACGGAGCtcaa GAGGAAGACCCAGGCGGTGAGACGCCAGGCCCTGGATTCCTCCGCCCTCAGCTCGGAGGACGACGATGACGACAGCCTGTACGACCCCTCCGGCATCACCTCCTACCTCACCGAGGGCAACCTGCAGACCAGCTCCTgctag
- the LOC130391921 gene encoding cingulin isoform X2 — protein sequence MSMSTSSGGPTPLDHGVQIRFIKDLQDARGGGVPGPQPRTKPRPASKYGVAVRVQGIAGQPYVVLKDGGEKGDSYGVQLKTHYPPGYGSLPRRREKTEVGEQGGEVMYGGGGGGGGGGGGGALRRAQSHGSLLDRDGEEDPGGGEEFQLRRPPGDGRSGSYGNLDGGLVVGREREGARGGAVREADQNGRYQNGSLDGTRGVQLRPNPPPPAPPPQTTELHSGQRRITPVNRLINRFDGRGGGGGGGGGGGGGGGGGAGAGGAEQQRVYSPRPEDPREASPVLTPNPYSSRPSSTDSSLGRNQSSASSGPHQWSPTGRAVAVDNNNSAPIHNSEKHGQVVNEEEEQLMQTLYSILRDGTSESEVAIRQKVQVIFQKVQSLRSRDGSGAEWRKEKRELERSLGDLQAALKEERRGSSGRPDPALREQLESSLDENIQLQEMLGRKNKEFHQTQSELIQLRMERENAETRVRDVEDQLAGLQDELRESSRTELAGFQAQLAEASQLKQRLEEGLRQRERELTALKGVLKDEVASHDRDMESLREQYSTDMEKLRGSMEQVSQSQAGIEAERLRVNSSVRSLQQQLEDCRDESSHWMEQFHTTKDELRTTRQELLKVRLDKEEFEEELKELQGRVSSMKQQIPDPSHAESLSKELSSSRSNLLKVQSEVEKHRTDMDRKVMEVISLKKAHQEQEAELKYEIDRLKEQLKKAKEEFAKEQQRSKKLPDPSVVSEMEQKLGEAKGEGTRLQEKLSLVEAELQSTKTCLCRARTELADLRDSEKEQEEASKRIRDKILRLEAQLQSSTSESSELEVALHSEIRGLKSELDEAKRTASRLGQETIELRQSLEVREREKEALAQSHSQLEEARLQQEKALEKLLREHESAQGSSREEVQILRAQLEEQREKTRKETQEAHRHGNDAQADLERSQASLRRLEEEMSRQKKELLLACEERDNHQLDRELLTNRLRHLEGELENSKNSHSEKSRENRLLEDKMKRLELELEEEKGNAEMLMDRVNRSRDQIDTLRSELLQERSSKQDLELDKTTMERHLKELKSRLADMEGQSRSSAGVSQLELQVQELEERLRSEDREKNSMVAAQRRLERKLKELSMAQDEERQQHTDQRDQLTLRVKALKRQVDEGETEVERVDGLRRKAQREMEEQLEQKDALQTRIKALETELKRKTQAVRRQALDSSALSSEDDDDDSLYDPSGITSYLTEGNLQTSSC from the exons ATGAG CATGAGCACGTCCTCCGGTGGCCCGACCCCCTTGGACCACGGGGTCCAGATCCGCTTCATCAAGGACCTCCAGGACGCCCGTGGTGGCGGGGTCCCGGGCCCCCAGCCTAGGACCAAGCCCCGTCCTGCCTCCAAATATGGGGTGGCGGTGAGGGTGCAGGGGATCGCCGGCCAGCCCTACGTGGTCCTGAAGGacggaggggagaagggggactCGTACGGCGTGCAGCTGAAGACGCACTACCCCCCCGGCTACGGCAGCCTCCCGCGGCGCAGGGAGAAGACGGAggtgggggagcaggggggggaggtcatgtacggaggaggcggaggaggaggaggaggaggaggaggaggggcgctACGCAGGGCCCAGTCACATGGCTCGCTGCTGGAccgggacggggaggaggaccCGGGAGGAGGCGAGGAGTTCCAGCTCAGGCGGCCCCCGGGGGACGGGAGGTCGGGTAGCTATGGCAACCTCGATGGAGGGCTGGTCgtcgggagggagagagagggtgccaGGGGAGGGGCCGTCAGAGAGGCGGACCAGAACGGGCGTTATCAGAACGGCTCCCTCGATGGAACGAGGGGGGTCCAGCTCAGgcccaacccccctcctcctgctcctcctcctcaaaccaCGGAGCTCCACTCTGGCCAAAGACGGATCACCCCCGTCAACAGACTGATCAACAGGTTTGatggccgaggaggaggaggaggaggaggaggaggaggaggaggaggaggaggaggaggtgctggtgctggtggagccGAGCAACAAAGGGTCTACTCTCCACGACCGGAAGACCCCAGAGAGGCCTCCCCTGTGCTCACCCCCAATCCCTACTCCTCCAGGCCCTCCTCCACCGACAGCAGCCTGGGACGGAACCAGAGCTCTGCCTCCAGTGGGCCTCATCAGTGGTCTCCAACTGGGAGAGCAGTAGCTgtggacaacaacaacagcgctcCCATCCATAACTCAGAGAAACAC GGTCAGGTGGTGAACGAGGAAGAGGAACAGCTCATGCAGACCCTGTACAGCATCCTGAGAGACGG aaCCAGTGAGAGTGAGGTTGCCATCAGGCAGAAAGTCCAGGTCATATTTCAGAAGGTCCAGAGCCTCAGG TCCAGGGACGGGTCCGGTGCAGAGTGGAGGAAAGAGAAGCGGGAGCTGGAGAGGAGCCTGGGCGACCTGCAGGCCgctctgaaggaggagaggagg ggCTCCAGTGGCAGGCCGGACCCTGCTCTCCGAGAGCAGCTGGAGTCGTCCCTGGACGAGAACATCCAGCTCCAGGAGATGCTTGGTCGGAAGAACAAGGAGTTCCACCAAACACAGTCTGA GCTGATTCAGCTTCGCATGGAGAGGGAGAACGCAGAGACACGGGTCAGGGATGTGGAGGACCAGCTGGCTGGGCTCCAGGACGAGCTGAGGGAGAGCAGCAGGACG GAGTTGGCGGGCTTCCAGGCCCAGCTGGCGGAGGCGTCCCAGCTGAAGCAGCGTCTGGAGGAGGGCCTGCGGCAGCGGGAGAGGGAGCTGACGGCGCTGAAGGGCGTGCTGAAGGACGAGGTGGCCTCGCACGACCGCGACATGGAGAGCCTGCGGGAGCAGTACAGCACCGACATGGAGAAGCTCCGTGGCAGCATGGAGCAGGTGTCCCAG tCCCAGGCGGGGATCGAGGCGGAGCGTCTGCGGGTCAACTCCTCGGTGCgctccctgcagcagcagctggaggacTGCCGGGACGAGAGCAGCCACTGGATGGAGCAGTTCCACACCACCAAGGATGAGCTGCGCACCACCCGGCAGGA ACTGCTGAAGGTGCGTCTGGATAAGGAGGAGTTtgaggaggagctgaaggagctCCAGGGACGCGTGAGCTCCATGAAGCAGCAGATACCTGACCCCAGCCACGCAGAGTCCCTCTCAAAG GAGCTCTCGAGTTCCCGTTCAAACCTGCTGAAAGTGCAGTCAGAGGTGGAGAAGCACAGGACTGACATGGACAggaaggtgatggaggtgatttCCTTGAAAAAGGCCCACCAGGAACAGGAGGCGGAGCTCAAGTATGAGATTGACAGGCTGAAGGAGCAATTAAAGAAGGCCAAAGAGGAGTTCGCCAAGGAACAACAAAGAAGCAAAAAG CTTCCAGACCCATCGGTCGTCTCCGAGATGGAGCAGAAGCTCGGGGAGGCCAAAGGGGAGGGGACCCGCCTTCAGGAGAAGCTCTCATTGGTCGAGGCGGAGCTACAATCTACCAAGACCTGCCTTTGCAGAGCGCGGACGGAACTAGCCGATCTCAGAGACTctgagaaggagcaggaggaagccAGCAAACGCATCAGAGATAAAATCTTACGCCTTGAG GCGCAGCTGCAGAGCAGCACCTCAGAGAGCTCTGAGCTGGAGGTGGCCCTTCACAGCGAGATCAGGGGGCTGAAGTCGGAGCTAGATGAGGCCAAGAGGACAGCCTCCCGCCTGGGCCAGGAGACCATAGAGCTCCGGCAGAGCCTGGAGGtccgggagagggagaaggaggcgcTGGCTCAGTCCCACAGCCAGCTGGAGGAGGCCCGGCTACAGCAGGAGAAGGCTCTAGAGAAACTTCTCAGGGAG CATGAGTCGGCGCAGGGCTCGTCCAGAGAGGAGGTGCAGATTCTGCGggcccagctggaggagcagcgGGAGAAGACGCGTAAGGAGACTCAGGAGGCCCATCGCCACGGCAACGACGCTCAGGCTGATCTGGAAAGGAGCCAGGCCAGTctgaggaggctggaggaggag atgtcgCGGCAGAagaaggagctgctgctggcgtGTGAGGAGCGGGACAACCACCAGCTGGACCGAGAGCTGCTGACCAACAGACTGCGCCACCTGGAGGGAGAGCTGGAGAACAGCAAGAACAGCCACAGCGAGAAGAGCCGCGAGAACCGCCTGCTGGAG GACAAGATGAAGcggctggagctggagctggaggaggagaagggcaaCGCCGAGATGCTGATGGACCGGGTCAACCGCAGCCGGGACCAGATCGACACGCTGCGCTCGGAGCTGCTGCAGGAGAGGTCCTCCAAGCAGGACCTGGAGCTGGACAAGACCACCATGGAGAGACAT ctgaaggagctgaagaGCCGCCTGGCGGACATGGAGGGCCAGTCTCGCTCCTCAGCAGGTGTCTCTCAGCTGGAGCTCCAAgtccaggagctggaggagcgtCTACGCAGTGAGGACAG GGAGAAGAACTCAATGGTGGCGGCCCAGCGTCGCCTTGAGAGAAAACTGAAAGAGCTCAGCATGGCCCAGGACGAGGAGAGACAGCAGCACACGGATCAGAGagaccag CTCACCCTGCGGGTGAAAGCCCTGAAGAGGCAGGTGgatgagggggagacggaggtggAGCGTGTGGACGGGCTGAGGAGGAAGGCCCAGCGGGAGatggaggagcagctggagcagaAGGACGCGCTCCAGACCCGCATCAAAGCGCTGGAGACGGAGCtcaa GAGGAAGACCCAGGCGGTGAGACGCCAGGCCCTGGATTCCTCCGCCCTCAGCTCGGAGGACGACGATGACGACAGCCTGTACGACCCCTCCGGCATCACCTCCTACCTCACCGAGGGCAACCTGCAGACCAGCTCCTgctag